The following proteins are co-located in the Micromonospora coriariae genome:
- a CDS encoding FMN-dependent NADH-azoreductase, whose translation MNLLHIDSSIRGDWSVSRRLTARAVAVWQAAHPGGKVTYRDLGAEPLPHLDAAGGLARMTPADQHTPAQRESWELSERLVDEVKQADVVLLGLPLYNYGAPSSVKSWVDHLIVPGLAYDPTTQEGLLGGREFVVLATRGGGYGEGTPRNGWDHAEPWLPHGLSLTGMEPRFISAELTLAPTVPAMAELIPLHEASLAAAEKEIDNLWLPASAQR comes from the coding sequence ATGAACCTGCTGCATATCGATTCGAGCATCCGTGGTGACTGGTCCGTCAGTCGGCGGCTCACCGCCCGCGCTGTCGCCGTCTGGCAGGCCGCGCACCCCGGCGGCAAGGTGACGTACCGAGATCTGGGCGCCGAGCCGCTGCCGCACCTGGACGCGGCGGGTGGCCTGGCGCGGATGACGCCCGCCGACCAGCACACCCCGGCGCAGCGTGAGTCCTGGGAGCTCAGCGAGCGGCTGGTCGACGAGGTGAAGCAGGCCGACGTGGTGCTGCTCGGGCTGCCGCTCTACAACTACGGCGCGCCCAGCAGCGTCAAGTCCTGGGTCGACCACCTGATCGTCCCGGGCCTGGCGTACGACCCGACAACCCAGGAGGGCCTGCTCGGCGGGCGGGAGTTCGTCGTGCTGGCCACCCGTGGTGGTGGCTACGGCGAGGGCACGCCCCGCAACGGCTGGGACCACGCGGAGCCGTGGCTTCCGCACGGCCTCTCGCTGACCGGCATGGAGCCGCGCTTCATCAGCGCCGAGCTGACCCTCGCGCCCACGGTCCCGGCGATGGCCGAGCTGATCCCGCTGCACGAGGCGAGCCTCGCGGCGGCCGAGAAGGAAATCGACAACCTCTGGCTGCCGGCCTCCGCGCAGCGCTGA
- a CDS encoding MarR family winged helix-turn-helix transcriptional regulator: protein MSAAPLDPSEHRSGALLDHLARRMRLRSESVLAPLGLRPRHLVALTVLRDGGGTSQQALASTLEMDGTNIVGLLNDLEAKQLIERRRSPEDRRRHVVELTEDGAKRLSEAECALAGAENEVLGALESDERETLYLLLRRATGAALNCSVAICSDGSPDDQC, encoded by the coding sequence ATGTCCGCCGCGCCGCTCGACCCCTCGGAGCACCGTTCGGGCGCGCTGCTGGACCACCTGGCCCGGCGGATGCGGCTGCGGTCGGAGTCGGTGCTGGCACCGCTGGGCCTACGCCCGCGGCACCTGGTCGCGCTCACCGTGCTGCGGGACGGCGGCGGAACCAGCCAACAGGCGCTCGCGAGCACCCTGGAGATGGACGGCACCAACATCGTCGGGCTGCTCAACGACCTGGAGGCGAAGCAGCTGATCGAGCGGCGACGCTCGCCCGAGGATCGTCGCCGGCACGTCGTCGAACTCACCGAAGACGGGGCAAAACGCCTCAGCGAGGCCGAATGCGCCCTCGCCGGCGCCGAGAACGAGGTGTTGGGGGCGCTGGAGTCGGACGAGCGGGAGACGCTCTACCTACTGCTCCGGCGGGCCACCGGTGCGGCGCTCAACTGCAGCGTGGCGATCTGTTCCGACGGGTCGCCCGACGACCAGTGCTGA